Proteins from one Scyliorhinus canicula chromosome 6, sScyCan1.1, whole genome shotgun sequence genomic window:
- the pnocb gene encoding prepronociceptin b yields MRTSLLSLILILYLVPCCQGDCAAECLTCNKLVYQHQHFNVLICILQCKGQVTSSVIWDNCRKSGSASSVLPLGVSTSQIGSHSFGSAGNNGRGNSGSTRGFLQIMKIMLPNGSMEGISDDGAEATFEVDNSQQDTKMPSDESSYGSRAEPLASNQYGGFMERKPNFREVAEGNRSFQKRYGGFMGVRKSIRNWSNLSRQTNQKRYSKFLRQYLGLATRSAEYDSLPGNLAV; encoded by the exons ATGAGGACCTCTCTCCTGTCCCTCATACTTATCCTCTATCTGGTTCCTTGCTGTCAGGGAGACTGTGCGGCTGAGTGCCTGACCTGTAACAAACTCGTCTATCAGCATCAACACTTCAATGTACTG ATCTGCATTCTACAGTGCAAAGGGCAAGTTACATCCTCTGTCAtttgggacaactgcagaaaaaGTGGCTCTGCATCATCAGTGTTACCTCTTGGCGTGAGCACATCTCAAATTGGAAGCCATTCTTTTGGTAGTGCTGGAAACAACGGGAGAGGCAATTCTGGAAGCACCCGTGGCTTTCTCCAAATCATGAAGATCATGTTACCCAACGGCAGCATGGAAGGTATCTCTGACGATGGAGCTGAGGCAACATTTGAGGTGGACAACAGTCAACAAGATACAAAGATGCCATCAGACGAGAGCTCCTATGGTTCCCGAGCAGAGCCACTGGCTTCCAACCAATAtggagggtttatggagaggaaacCTAATTTCAGAGAAGTTGCAGAGGGCAACAGAAGTTTCCAGAAGAGATATGGAGGCTTCATGGGAGTCAGAAAATCGATCAGGAACTGGAGCAATTTGAGCAGACAGACCAATCAGAAAAGATACAGCAAATTTCTGAGGCAGTACCTTGGGCTGGCAACACGTTCTGCTGAGTATGACAGTTTACCAGGCAACTTGGCTGTGTAA